A genomic stretch from Musa acuminata AAA Group cultivar baxijiao unplaced genomic scaffold, Cavendish_Baxijiao_AAA HiC_scaffold_1138, whole genome shotgun sequence includes:
- the LOC135671223 gene encoding protein ACTIVITY OF BC1 COMPLEX KINASE 3, chloroplastic-like, whose amino-acid sequence MAVALSLPLPPSPARRRRPLPGPQRTSRQRLRSALIEARPVPAAKTKGGGSAGRGHYAMELPVETQAPAAPLSIISTDRTVDMQAEVRALARAANATVYSPQVLAAKYASRPLKVLLRMMEIITALGTFALKLSVDQRRGQLDQRKRQRAVELTKTLTRLGPTFVKIGQGLSTRPDICPPEYLEELAELQDALPTFPNEEAFACIERELGMPLDSLYSAISAEPIAAASLGQVYKAQLKCSGQVVAIKVQRPGIEEAIGLDFYLLRGIGFLINKYVDFISTNVVALIDEFAKRVYQELNYVQEGQNARRFKKLYADKKEVLVPDIYWDYTSAKVLTMDWVNGVKLSEQEAIEKQGLKMLDLVNVGVQCSLRQLLEYGFFHADPHPGNLLATPEGKLAFIDFGMMSETPEEARSAIIGHVVHMVNRDYDAMARDYYALNFLTCDVDVSPIVPALRNFFDDALNSTVSELNFKTIVDGLGNVLYQYPFNVPAYYALILRSLTVLEGLALYADPNFKVLAASYPYFAKRLLTDPNPYLRDALIDLLFKDGRFRWNRLENLLVQGRKDKDFTTKEALQPVLKLLLGPDGEELRVLLVKEAVCVTEAIVLGTMIDAYKSIPDFMKGLINNGNTSGPFKLSDAEQARMLELRDRVLRIWSLLRSSDDFDPSLLQPILQVLEEPEARNLGGRVFGGITQRLAARLLQQVLRYPTTTAVPR is encoded by the exons ATGGCCGTCGCCCTGTCCCTCCCCTTACCCCCGTCCCCGGCACGTCGGCGCAGGCCGCTGCCGGGGCCGCAACGGACCTCTCGGCAGAGACTCCGCTCAGCACTCATCGAGGCCCGGCCCGTCCCCGCGGCCAAGACTAAGGGCGGGGGCAGCGCAGGAAGAGGGCATTACGCCATGGAGCTCCCGGTGGAGACGCAGGCGCCCGCCGCTCCTCTCTCCATCATTTCCACAGATCGCACCGTTGACATGCAAGCTGAGGTGCGAGCCTTGGCACGCGCCGCCAATGCCACCGTCTATAGCCCCCAGGTCCTCGCAGCCAAATATGCATCTCGGCCCCTCAAG GTGCTATTGAGGATGATGGAGATCATCACGGCGTTGGGAACCTTCGCGTTGAAGCTATCCGTGGACCAGCGGCGAGGGCAGCTCGACCAGCGGAAGCGGCAGAGGGCGGTGGAACTGACGAAAACCCTGACGCGATTGGGACCGACATTCGTGAAGATTGGGCAGGGCCTGTCCACCCGACCGGATATCTGCCCACCCGAATATCTGGAGGAGCTCGCCGAATTACAG GATGCGCTCCCGACGTTTCCGAATGAGGAAGCATTTGCTTGCATCGAGAGGGAGCTAGGTATGCCTCTCGATTCCCTTTACTCGGCCATATCGGCAGAGCCGATTGCGGCTGCGAGTCTAGGCCAGGTCTACAAGGCTCAGCTTAAGTGCTCAGGCCAGGTTGTCGCCATTAAGGTGCAAAGGCCAGGGATTGAAGAAGCAATTGGGTTGGATTTTTATCTTCTGAGAGGTATAGGTTTTCTGATAAATAAGTACGTTGATTTCATCTCCACCAATGTCGTTGCTCTAATCGATGAGTTTGCCAAAAGGGTTTACCAGGAGCTTAATTATGTTCAG GAAGGCCAGAATGCACGGAGATTTAAGAAGTTATATGCTGACAAGAAAGAAGTCCTTGTGCCAGATATATATTGGGATTACACTAGTGCAAAGGTGCTGACGATGGATTGGGTGAATGGGGTTAAGCTTAGTGAGCAAGAAGCCATCGAGAAGCAAGGTTTGAAGATGTTGGACTTGGTTAATGTTGGTGTCCAATGTAGCTTAAGGCAATTGCTTGAATATGGGTTCTTTCATGCTGACCCTCATCCTGGTAATCTCCTAGCAACACCAGAGGGAAAACTTGCTTTTATTGATTTTGGTATGATGAGCGAAACACCAGAGGAAGCAAGATCTGCTATTATTGGTCATGTAGTTCACATGGTTAATCGGGATTATGATGCCATGGCTCGTGATTACTATGCATTGAATTTTCTAACATGTGATGTAGATGTATCTCCAATTGTCCCAGCTCTTAGGAATTTCTTTGATGATGCACTCAATTCAACCGTAAGTGAGCTCAACTTTAAGACCATTGTGGATGGTCTAGGAAATGTTTTATACCAATATCCCTTTAACG TTCCAGCGTATTATGCGCTAATATTGAGGTCACTCACAGTGCTAGAAGGTCTAGCCCTTTATGCTGATCCAAACTTTAAGGTGCTTGCTGCCTCATATCCATATTTTGCTAAAAGACTTCTTACTGATCCAAATCCATATCTTAGAGATGCTCTCATTGATCTATTGTTCAAAGATGGCAGATTCAG GTGGAATAGGCTTGAGAACCTTCTTGTTCAAGGACGAAAGGATAAAGATTTTACTACTAAAGAAGCTTTGCAACCTGTTTTGAAGCTATTACTGGGTCCTGATGGTGAAGAGTTACGAGTTCTTCTTGTGAAAGAGGCTGTTTGTGTCACTGAAGCTATTGTCTTGGGTACGATGATTGATGCATATAAATCCATACCTGACTTCATGAAGGGTCTGAtcaataatggcaatacaagtgGACCTTTTAAGCTTAGTGATGCCGAACAAGCACGGATGCTAGAGCTTCGAGATAGAGTATTAAGAATATGGAGCCTATTGAGATCGTCAGATGACTTTGATCCAAGCCTTTTGCAACCAATTTTGCAG gttctggaagaaccagaagCTCGCAACCTTGGTGGTCGTGTTTTTGGAGGAATTACACAACGCCTGGCAGCTCGACTGCTACAACAAGTCCTCAGATATCCAACCACCACTGCTGTTCCTCGATAG